Proteins encoded by one window of Candidatus Pelagibacter giovannonii:
- a CDS encoding YtoQ family protein, which yields MLNVYLAGEIHSNWREEIIQLCEKEKLDVKFTSPITDHEASDNCGVEILGAEEKNFWKDRKGANINSIRTKKSIQDCDVIIVKFGEKFKQWNAAFDAGYATALNKSMIVIHTDDHQHALKEVDGSAAAVASDQKQAFRILKYILKGSLK from the coding sequence ATGTTAAACGTATATCTAGCAGGCGAAATTCATAGTAATTGGCGAGAAGAAATCATTCAACTTTGTGAAAAAGAAAAATTAGATGTAAAATTTACATCTCCTATCACTGATCATGAGGCATCTGACAATTGTGGTGTAGAAATTCTAGGAGCTGAAGAAAAAAATTTTTGGAAAGATAGAAAAGGCGCTAATATTAATTCTATTAGAACCAAAAAATCTATTCAAGATTGTGATGTAATTATTGTAAAGTTTGGAGAAAAATTTAAGCAATGGAATGCAGCCTTTGATGCGGGTTATGCTACAGCACTTAATAAATCTATGATTGTTATTCATACCGATGATCACCAGCATGCCCTTAAAGAAGTAGATGGCTCTGCTGCTGCTGTTGCGTCAGATCAAAAACAAGCCTTTCGTATATTGAAATATATATTGAAAGGTTCCTTAAAGTAG
- the trxB gene encoding thioredoxin-disulfide reductase, translating to MSENPIKHTKVLIIGSGPAGYTAAVYAARAMLSPVLVYGSAPGGQLTTTTDVENYPGFSDVIQGPWLMDQMRDQAKAVGTEMIEDHISSVNLKSTPFEAIGDSGQKYTADSIIISTGAQARWLNLESEQKFRGFGVSACATCDGFFFKEKVVAVVGGGNAAVEEAMFLTKFASKVKLIHRRDELRAEKMLQKKLMENKKIEIIWDSAVDEVIGDGEPKNVTGIKIKNLKTNKIDELKIDGLFIAIGHDPATALFKDQLDMDKEGYLLTKPDLTETNIPGVYAAGDVKDKTFRQAVTAAGMGCMAALEAEKFLSH from the coding sequence ATGAGTGAAAATCCAATTAAACACACAAAAGTGTTAATAATAGGGTCAGGTCCAGCTGGCTATACGGCCGCTGTATATGCAGCAAGAGCAATGTTAAGTCCTGTTTTAGTTTATGGTTCTGCACCTGGTGGACAATTAACTACAACAACAGATGTTGAAAATTATCCAGGATTTTCAGATGTAATTCAGGGTCCATGGTTAATGGATCAAATGAGAGATCAGGCTAAAGCTGTTGGAACAGAAATGATTGAAGATCACATCTCATCAGTAAATTTAAAATCTACACCTTTTGAAGCTATAGGTGATAGTGGTCAAAAATATACTGCAGATAGCATAATTATTTCTACAGGTGCTCAAGCAAGATGGTTAAATTTAGAATCTGAACAAAAATTTAGAGGCTTTGGTGTGTCTGCTTGTGCTACTTGTGATGGTTTTTTCTTTAAAGAGAAAGTTGTAGCAGTTGTTGGTGGTGGTAATGCTGCTGTTGAAGAAGCAATGTTTCTTACAAAATTTGCATCAAAGGTAAAACTAATTCATAGAAGAGATGAATTAAGAGCTGAAAAGATGCTTCAAAAGAAATTAATGGAAAATAAAAAAATTGAAATTATTTGGGATAGTGCTGTTGATGAAGTAATTGGCGATGGTGAACCTAAAAATGTTACAGGTATTAAAATTAAAAATCTTAAGACTAATAAAATTGATGAATTAAAAATAGATGGTTTATTTATTGCAATTGGTCATGATCCAGCAACAGCTTTATTTAAAGATCAATTAGATATGGATAAAGAAGGTTATTTATTAACTAAACCAGATTTAACAGAAACAAATATCCCTGGCGTTTATGCTGCGGGTGATGTTAAAGATAAAACCTTTAGACAAGCTGTAACTGCTGCTGGAATGGGTTGTATGGCTGCACTTGAAGCAGAAAAATTCTTATCTCACTAG
- a CDS encoding SDR family oxidoreductase — translation MEANKIIITGAATRMGAAIAKKLSGPGVEMVIHYNRSKSEAEKLRKELSKNKTKVYLVKGDLAKEQDLKKIIKFSKLKLKYFDCLVNNASLFENDSLRNFSSKSWSQHIDVNLKAPAYLTKEFSKNVKGKNNNIINIIDQRVFKLTPFFFSYTLSKTGLYTLTKTSAMELAPNIRVNGIAPGPTIKNKRQTEIHFKKQYLATPLKQQVNVKDICSAVDFFIKNSSITGQVIAIDSGQSLNWQTPDVIGKE, via the coding sequence ATGGAAGCAAACAAAATAATTATCACAGGAGCCGCAACAAGAATGGGTGCTGCTATTGCAAAGAAACTCTCAGGCCCAGGAGTTGAAATGGTAATTCATTATAATAGATCTAAATCTGAAGCTGAAAAATTACGAAAAGAATTGTCAAAAAATAAAACAAAAGTTTATTTAGTAAAAGGTGATCTTGCCAAAGAACAAGATTTAAAAAAAATTATAAAATTCTCAAAATTAAAATTAAAATACTTTGATTGTTTAGTTAATAATGCTTCATTATTTGAAAATGACAGTCTTAGAAATTTTTCCTCTAAAAGCTGGAGCCAACATATTGATGTAAATTTAAAAGCACCCGCATATCTTACAAAAGAATTTTCAAAAAATGTTAAGGGTAAAAACAACAATATTATAAATATAATAGATCAAAGAGTTTTTAAGTTAACTCCCTTTTTCTTTTCTTACACTTTAAGTAAAACTGGCCTTTACACTCTAACAAAAACTAGTGCTATGGAATTAGCTCCAAATATAAGAGTTAATGGAATAGCTCCTGGTCCTACTATAAAAAATAAAAGACAAACTGAGATACATTTTAAAAAGCAGTACTTAGCAACACCTTTGAAGCAACAAGTAAATGTAAAAGATATATGTTCTGCTGTTGACTTTTTTATCAAAAACAGTTCAATTACAGGTCAAGTAATTGCAATTGATAGTGGGCAAAGTTTAAACTGGCAAACACCAGATGTAATTGGAAAAGAATGA
- a CDS encoding mitochondrial fission ELM1 family protein, producing MTKLKGILLTQGMHGMISQVEGLAKALDLDFIHEKIELNHFWKLIPPKLTPISESVYKKINHDDFDVIISCGRKSVIPSIHLKNTAKKKVFNIHIQDPKVDLNHFDFIVAPEHDGIEGQNVISTKGAIHYLTESEINENKDYLNSFIKKDERKIWALIMGGPTKYYEYSKENIKAIFENLNNLNKQNNFQLVVIPSMRTPKNIIQYAKDYFGENHTVIETIDKKAYLSALAISEKIVVTCDSSSMISEAALTGKPIYVANISPKKNDKRFQKFRNLFKELNITRILGEEIENWNYQKLDETNRVANIIKQKINS from the coding sequence ATGACAAAATTAAAAGGGATATTATTAACTCAGGGCATGCATGGTATGATCAGCCAAGTAGAAGGTTTAGCAAAGGCCCTTGATTTAGATTTTATACACGAGAAGATTGAACTAAATCATTTTTGGAAATTAATTCCTCCAAAGTTGACACCTATTTCTGAAAGTGTGTATAAAAAAATTAATCATGATGATTTTGATGTGATTATATCTTGTGGGCGTAAAAGTGTTATTCCATCAATCCATTTAAAAAATACAGCTAAAAAAAAAGTATTTAATATTCATATCCAAGATCCAAAAGTAGATTTAAATCATTTTGATTTCATTGTAGCTCCAGAACATGATGGGATTGAAGGCCAAAATGTTATCAGTACAAAAGGTGCAATTCATTACCTTACTGAAAGTGAAATAAATGAAAATAAAGATTATTTAAATTCATTTATTAAAAAAGATGAAAGAAAAATTTGGGCTTTAATAATGGGTGGTCCTACAAAGTATTATGAATATTCAAAAGAAAATATTAAAGCTATTTTTGAAAATTTAAACAACTTGAATAAACAGAACAACTTTCAATTAGTTGTGATCCCATCAATGAGAACACCAAAAAATATAATTCAATATGCAAAAGATTATTTTGGTGAAAATCATACAGTTATAGAAACTATAGATAAGAAAGCCTATCTATCAGCTTTAGCAATTTCAGAAAAAATTGTAGTAACATGTGATTCTAGCTCCATGATATCAGAAGCTGCTTTAACTGGAAAACCAATCTACGTAGCTAATATTTCACCTAAAAAAAATGACAAAAGATTTCAAAAATTTAGAAATTTATTTAAAGAATTAAATATTACTAGAATTTTAGGTGAAGAGATTGAAAATTGGAACTATCAAAAATTAGACGAAACGAATAGAGTAGCAAATATTATTAAACAAAAAATTAATTCTTAA
- a CDS encoding pyridoxal phosphate-dependent aminotransferase, whose translation MSIISDSLKKIKPSPTIAVTQKARELKAAGKDVIGLGAGEPDFDTPDNIKQAAIKAINDGDTKYTAVDGTAALKDAIVKKFKRENNLDYTTDQITVGAGGKHVIYNAMMATLNEGDEVIVPAPYWVSYPDMVLLAGGTPIILECNEKQGFKINPVELEKSITPKTKWIILNSPSNPTGACYTEGDIKEIANILAKHPHVHILSDDIYEHVTYEGFKFFTIAQIDSLKERVLTMNGVSKAYSMTGWRIGYAAGPKEIIKAIAKIQSQSTTNPSSISQAAAVEALNGTQDFIKERAISFQERRNFVVKALNEIDGIECLNPDGAFYVFPSCKGLMGKKDTSGKELKTDTDFVQSLLENSGVAVVQGSAFGLEGFFRISYATSMENLKKALEKISTFCKSLN comes from the coding sequence ATGAGCATTATATCAGACAGTCTAAAAAAGATTAAACCATCACCAACTATTGCTGTAACTCAAAAGGCAAGAGAGTTAAAAGCTGCTGGAAAAGACGTTATAGGTTTAGGAGCAGGAGAGCCTGACTTTGATACACCAGATAACATCAAACAAGCGGCTATAAAAGCCATTAATGACGGTGATACCAAATATACAGCCGTTGATGGAACTGCTGCTTTAAAAGATGCCATTGTTAAAAAATTTAAAAGAGAAAACAATCTAGACTACACAACTGATCAAATCACAGTTGGTGCTGGTGGAAAACATGTAATTTATAATGCCATGATGGCAACTCTTAATGAGGGGGATGAGGTTATTGTTCCTGCTCCTTATTGGGTTTCTTATCCTGACATGGTTTTATTAGCTGGTGGAACTCCAATTATTTTAGAGTGTAATGAAAAACAAGGATTTAAAATTAATCCAGTTGAATTAGAAAAATCTATAACACCAAAAACAAAGTGGATCATATTAAATTCACCATCAAATCCAACGGGTGCTTGTTATACTGAAGGAGATATTAAAGAAATTGCAAATATTTTAGCTAAACATCCTCACGTTCATATTTTAAGTGACGATATTTATGAGCACGTAACATATGAAGGATTTAAATTTTTCACTATTGCACAGATTGATAGCTTGAAAGAAAGAGTTCTTACAATGAATGGTGTAAGTAAAGCTTACTCAATGACTGGCTGGAGAATAGGGTATGCAGCTGGTCCAAAAGAAATTATTAAAGCAATTGCTAAAATACAATCGCAATCAACAACAAATCCATCTTCAATTAGTCAAGCTGCAGCAGTTGAAGCATTAAATGGAACTCAAGATTTTATTAAAGAGAGAGCAATATCTTTTCAAGAAAGAAGAAATTTTGTTGTTAAAGCATTAAATGAAATTGATGGGATTGAATGTTTAAATCCAGATGGTGCATTTTATGTTTTTCCAAGCTGCAAAGGCTTGATGGGGAAAAAAGATACAAGTGGTAAAGAGCTTAAAACGGATACAGATTTTGTTCAGTCTTTATTAGAAAATAGTGGAGTTGCAGTTGTTCAAGGTTCTGCATTTGGTTTAGAAGGTTTTTTTAGAATATCTTATGCAACTTCTATGGAAAATCTTAAAAAGGCTTTAGAAAAAATATCTACTTTTTGTAAAAGTTTAAACTAA
- a CDS encoding NAD(P)H-binding protein, producing the protein MKTALLFGSSGLVGGHLLNQLIKNTNYSKIKLFVRSVPEISDPKVEIIKTDFNSLQNHKEDIKGDDCFFCIGTTKQNSPNKDEYRRIELDVPKEIAQFAKSNLVKSFIFVSALYANPKSSGDYVRFKGLVEEELKQLNFPKLGIMRPSFLMGDRKEKRVGEKIGIFVFKLLSPLLLGPLKKMRPIHSETVARAMIIVIQNDIQKTTFESNEIVETFKN; encoded by the coding sequence ATGAAAACAGCATTATTATTTGGGTCATCTGGTTTAGTTGGAGGGCATCTTCTTAATCAATTAATTAAAAATACTAATTACTCAAAAATAAAATTATTTGTTCGTTCAGTTCCTGAAATTAGCGATCCAAAAGTAGAAATTATTAAGACTGATTTTAACAGCTTACAAAACCACAAAGAAGATATCAAAGGAGATGACTGCTTTTTTTGTATTGGTACAACTAAGCAAAATTCACCTAATAAAGATGAATATCGAAGAATTGAACTTGATGTACCTAAAGAAATTGCTCAATTTGCAAAATCAAATTTGGTTAAATCATTTATTTTTGTCTCTGCGTTATATGCAAACCCCAAGAGTTCAGGAGACTATGTAAGATTTAAAGGACTAGTTGAAGAAGAGTTAAAACAACTTAATTTTCCAAAACTTGGAATAATGAGACCTTCCTTTTTAATGGGAGATAGAAAAGAAAAGAGGGTAGGCGAAAAAATAGGAATTTTTGTATTTAAACTATTATCACCATTACTTTTAGGACCTTTAAAGAAAATGAGACCAATTCATTCAGAAACAGTTGCAAGAGCAATGATAATTGTTATTCAAAATGATATTCAAAAAACTACTTTTGAGTCTAATGAAATAGTTGAAACTTTTAAGAACTAG
- the uvrB gene encoding excinuclease ABC subunit UvrB: protein MQNTYQDLITDIQSKNPEIHQKLEGGQKFKLVTDFKPAGDQPEAIKQLVKGANKDELSQVLLGVTGSGKTFTMAQVIERTNRPALILAPNKTLAAQLYGEMKSFFPENAVEYFVSYYDYYTPEAYVPRSDTYIEKEASINEQIDRMRHSATRSLLERDDVIIVSSVSCIYGLGSVEAYSKMTLSLKTGYDYNREQLIKSLVALQYKRNDQSFYRGTFRARGEYLEIFPSHLEDRAWRLSLFGDKLEKLEEFDPLTGDLLKDLDVIKVYANSHYITPKPTIEQAVIKIKRELELTLKKFKEQNKLLEAQRLEERTKFDLEMIEATGSCAGIENYSRFLSGRKPGEPPPTLFEYFPDNTLIFVDECHVTVPQLNGMYKGDRSRKSNLAEYGFRLPSCMDNRPLKFEEWDAMRTQTVFVSATPGPWELEQVKGKFVEQIIRPTGLIDPPVEIKPAKNQVDDLMHECKKTIDKNFRVLVTTLTKKMAEDLTEYFHENGIRVRYLHSDIDTLERIEIMRDLRLGVFDVLVGINLLREGLDIPECALVGILDADKEGFLRSETSLVQTIGRAARNLEGRVILYADKETKSIKKAIQETDRRRAIQVAYNKKHNIDATSIKKEISDVLESVYEKDYLKVGTGDNIGGNLKKHLKQLNKRMKDAATNLEFEEAAKIRDEIRNLEASELEIVLNPKVKHYNQENRVYPKGRSKMGLPGTRAQKGKKKWKQTK, encoded by the coding sequence ATGCAAAATACTTATCAAGATTTAATTACAGATATACAGAGTAAAAATCCAGAAATTCACCAGAAACTAGAAGGTGGACAAAAGTTTAAACTTGTAACAGATTTTAAACCAGCAGGAGATCAACCTGAGGCAATTAAACAATTAGTTAAGGGTGCAAATAAAGATGAGTTAAGCCAAGTTTTACTTGGTGTAACAGGTTCAGGGAAAACTTTTACAATGGCTCAAGTTATTGAAAGAACTAATCGGCCTGCTCTTATACTTGCCCCCAATAAAACATTAGCAGCTCAACTTTATGGAGAGATGAAATCATTTTTTCCAGAAAATGCAGTTGAGTATTTTGTGTCTTACTATGATTATTACACACCAGAAGCGTACGTTCCAAGATCTGATACCTATATTGAAAAAGAAGCATCTATTAATGAACAAATAGATCGAATGCGTCACTCAGCAACAAGGTCACTACTGGAAAGAGATGATGTGATTATTGTATCAAGTGTTTCTTGTATTTACGGATTAGGTTCGGTTGAAGCTTATAGTAAAATGACTCTAAGCTTAAAGACGGGTTATGATTATAACCGAGAACAATTAATAAAATCCCTAGTTGCTTTACAATATAAAAGGAATGATCAAAGTTTTTATAGAGGAACTTTTAGAGCTAGAGGAGAATATTTAGAGATCTTTCCATCTCACCTTGAGGACCGTGCTTGGAGATTAAGTTTATTTGGAGATAAACTAGAAAAACTTGAAGAATTTGATCCTTTAACAGGAGATTTATTAAAAGATTTAGATGTTATAAAAGTATATGCCAACAGTCACTACATCACTCCAAAGCCAACTATCGAGCAAGCAGTAATAAAAATTAAAAGAGAACTAGAATTAACTTTAAAAAAATTCAAAGAACAAAATAAATTATTAGAAGCTCAACGTTTAGAAGAAAGAACAAAGTTTGATTTAGAAATGATAGAAGCAACAGGGTCTTGTGCTGGTATTGAAAACTATTCTCGTTTTTTATCAGGACGAAAACCGGGAGAACCACCTCCTACTCTATTTGAATATTTTCCAGACAACACACTTATATTTGTAGATGAATGTCATGTTACTGTTCCACAATTAAATGGAATGTATAAAGGGGACAGATCTAGAAAAAGTAACCTTGCAGAATATGGTTTTAGGCTACCCTCTTGTATGGATAACAGGCCTCTTAAATTTGAAGAATGGGATGCAATGAGAACACAAACTGTTTTTGTATCAGCAACTCCTGGTCCATGGGAATTAGAGCAAGTTAAAGGTAAATTTGTAGAGCAAATAATAAGACCTACTGGCTTAATTGATCCACCAGTTGAGATAAAACCTGCCAAAAATCAAGTGGATGACTTAATGCATGAATGCAAAAAAACAATAGATAAAAATTTTAGAGTTTTAGTTACTACATTGACTAAGAAAATGGCTGAGGATTTAACAGAATATTTTCATGAAAATGGGATTAGGGTTAGATATTTACACTCAGACATCGACACACTTGAGAGAATAGAAATCATGAGAGATCTAAGACTTGGTGTATTTGATGTATTAGTTGGAATAAACCTATTAAGAGAAGGACTCGATATTCCTGAATGTGCATTAGTTGGAATTTTAGATGCTGATAAAGAAGGATTTTTAAGGTCTGAAACTTCTTTGGTTCAAACCATAGGTAGAGCAGCAAGAAACCTTGAAGGAAGGGTTATTCTTTATGCTGACAAAGAAACAAAGAGTATAAAAAAAGCAATTCAAGAAACAGACAGAAGAAGAGCAATTCAGGTTGCTTATAATAAAAAGCACAACATCGATGCAACCTCAATTAAAAAAGAAATTAGTGATGTTTTGGAAAGTGTTTATGAAAAAGACTACCTAAAAGTTGGGACGGGTGACAATATTGGTGGCAATTTAAAGAAACATTTAAAGCAATTAAATAAAAGAATGAAAGATGCTGCAACAAACCTAGAATTTGAAGAGGCTGCAAAAATTAGAGACGAAATAAGAAACCTTGAAGCATCAGAGTTAGAAATTGTATTAAATCCTAAGGTAAAACACTATAATCAAGAAAACAGAGTGTATCCAAAAGGTAGATCAAAGATGGGCTTACCTGGTACAAGAGCACAAAAAGGTAAGAAAAAATGGAAGCAAACAAAATAA
- a CDS encoding dihydroneopterin aldolase codes for MKKNNLRVVKIDKNKSLFNYEKKILIKDLILDLKLGYYDFEKEKTQKVKFSLEIDYEDRKPTNDKDIKSIVNYGQVVKLITKLAKKKHYNFLETLAEDVFDVLFKDKRIGKIMLKIEKLEIIKECASVGIQITKKRSHEKL; via the coding sequence ATGAAAAAAAATAACCTTAGAGTTGTAAAAATAGATAAAAATAAAAGCCTATTTAATTATGAAAAAAAAATTTTAATTAAAGATCTAATTTTAGATTTAAAACTTGGTTATTATGATTTTGAGAAAGAAAAAACTCAAAAAGTAAAATTCAGTTTAGAGATTGATTATGAAGACAGAAAACCAACAAATGATAAGGATATTAAATCTATTGTTAATTATGGTCAGGTAGTAAAACTAATTACAAAGCTTGCAAAAAAGAAACACTACAATTTTTTAGAAACGCTTGCAGAAGATGTTTTTGATGTATTATTTAAGGATAAACGAATTGGAAAGATAATGCTTAAAATTGAAAAATTAGAAATTATAAAAGAATGTGCCTCTGTTGGTATCCAAATTACCAAAAAAAGAAGTCATGAAAAGCTCTGA